CCTCATGGTCATCGGTGTGCGCGAAGCCGATGAAATCGCCGCGCGGTTTCCGAAAGTGCAGCGCCGCGTCGGCGGCTACAATCTCGATGCGCTGGTGCCGGGCTCCTACAGAAACGTTCAAGGATTGGGCGGCAACGACATCAACCTCGCGCATATCCTCGTCGGCTCGGAAGGCACGCTCGGCTTCTCGACCCGCATCGAACTGAAGCTGTCGCCGCTGCTCGGGCGCCGCGCGGTCGGCGCGGTGCATTTCGGCTCATTCTACGAGGCGATGAATTGCGCCCAGCATATTGTCGGCCTCAAGCCGATCGCCGTCGAACTGGTCGATCGCACCATGATCGAACTCGCCGGCGCCATTCCGATCTTCAAGCCGACTTTGGATCGCTTTGTGCGCGATTTGCCCGAAGCTATTCTGCTGGTCGAATTCGGCGAGACCGATCACGAGGAAAACCTGCGTCGTCTGCGCAAGCTCAAGGAGCTGATCGGCGATCTCGGTTTCAACTGGGACAATACCGGCGCCAAATGGGGCGGCGTGGTCGAGGTGCTCAATCCCGAACTGCAGGTCGCGATCACCGAGGTTCGCACCTCGGGCCTCAACATTATGATGTCGATGAAGGATCAGGGAAAGCCCGTCTCCTTCGTCGAGGATTGCGCGGTGCCGCTCGAGCATCTCGCCGACTATACGTCGCGGCTCACCGCGATCTTCGAGAAGCACGGCACGCGCGGAACCTGGTACGCCCACGCTGGTTCAGGCTGCCTGCATGTGCGGCCGATCCTCAATCTGCGGCTTGAGAAAGACGTTCACGCCATGCGCGCGATCGCCGAAGAGGCCTTCGCCATGGTGCGCGAATACAAGGGTTCGCATTCCGGCGAGCACGGCGACGGCCTGGTGCGTTCAGAGTTCAATGAGCCGATGTTCGGCTCGCGCCTGGCCCGCGCCTTCGAAGAGGTGAAGGACCGCTTCGACCCGAACGGGCTCTACAATCCCGGCAAGGTGGTGCGGCCGTCGAAGTTCGATGACCGTTCGTTGCTGCGCTACAAGCCGGACTATCTCGGCATTGAACTGAAGACCGAACTCGACTGGTCGGCCTTCCCCGGTTCGGGCGGCGGATTCCAGGGCGCGGTCGAGATGTGCAACAACAATGGCGCCTGCCGCAAGCTGGCGGGCGGCGCCATGTGCCCGTCCTATCGCGTCACCCGAGATGAGCGTGACGTCACGCGCGGCCGCGCCAATACGCTCAGGCTCACAGTGACCGGGCAACTCGGACCGGATGCTCTGTCGTCCAACGAGATGGCCGAGACCTTGGCGTTATGCGTGTCCTGCAAAGCCTGCCGCCGCGAATGCCCGACCGGCGTCGACATGGCGCGCATGAAGATCGAGGTGCTGGCGGCGCGCGTGAAGAAGAAGGGTCTGTCGCTGCACGACCGGCTTGTCGGCTATCTGCCGCGCTATGCGCCGATCGCCGCGCGCGTGCCCTGGCTGTTCAATCTGCGCGACCGCTGGCCGCTGCTGCAGCGCGTCTCGGAAAGTCTCGCCAATTTCTCGGCGCGGCGCAGCCTGCCGAAGTGGCGCAGCGACATTTACCGCGATCGCAGCGACTGGCCGTATCGTTCTGCGACCGCCGACGCGGGTGCGAAGCCCGTGCGCGAAGTCGTGCTGTTCGCCGATACCTTCAACCGCTATTTCGAGCGCGAGAATCTCGATGCGGCGATGAAGGTCCTGTCGGCCGGCGGGTATCGTATTCATACGGCCAAGCCAAAGGATGGCGACCGTCCTTTGTGCTGCGGGCGCACCTTTCTCTCGGCCGGCAAGGTGGACGAGGCGCGTCACGAAATGCAGCGCACACTCCAAGCGCTGGCGCCGTTCGCCAAACGCGGCGTGCCGATCATCGGCCTGGAGCCGAGCTGCCTCTTCACATTCCGTGACGAGATGCCGGCGCTGATGAAAGGCGAGGGCGTCGCCGAGGTCGCAGCGCAGACTATGATCTTCGAGGAGTTCCTGGCACGGGAAATTAAGGCTGGCGTCGAGTTTCCGTTCAAAGCGCTGCCGAAGCCGGCACTGCTGCACGGCCATTGCCACCAGAAGGCCTTCGCCGCGATGGGCGCGGTCGAATCGGTGCTGCGCGCGGTGCCCGACCTGAAAGTAGAGACTGTCGATTCGAGCTGTTGCGGCATGGCCGGTTCATTCGGCTACAAGGCCGACACCATCGACGTGTCGCTGAAGATGGGCGAGTTGTCGCTGCTACCGGCGGTGCGCGAGGCGCCGGACGACGCGCTCATCGTCGCCGACGGCACGTCGTGTCGGCATCAGATTCACGACGGCGCCGGGCGCGAGGCGATCCATGTCGCGCGCGTTTTGGCGATGAGCCTGGCGGCTGAACGCTGAACGGCCCGTCCGGGGCGCCGGGCGAGCCGTCAGGGAGCGGGCGGGGCGGCCGATCAGTACTCGGCGTAGCTGCACACTTTTTCGTAGTGCGGGCGGCCAAAGCGGTCGTAGCGCTTGATGTAGCCGCATTCGCGGTCGGCGATGCGGTAGCCGTAGTCGGCACCATAGGCGTTCGAGGCGGCCGCGGCGCCGATGAGCGCGCCGGCGACAAGTCCGATGCCGATGGCGGCGCCGTAGCGGGGGCGGGCCTGGGATTCGCTGGTGGACGCGGCGACGGCAGTGAAAAGGGTGACGGCGGCAAGCGCGGCGGTCAGGGTCTTCTTGAACATGGCGGGCTCCATCCGGTTGAACTGAGGCGGCCGTCATGGCCGCATAGCCATCAGTCGCGGCGGACCGGCTAAAGGTTCAAAGGATTGTCGCCCCTGGGCGAAGAAATTTTGCCGGCGGAGGAGCGCCGGTCGGCCTGCCGAGCCGTTTAGGTCTGCTCAGCCGCCGTAGAAAATCCGGATCAGCACCAGCGAGAACCACGGCACATAGGTGCACAGCAGCAACACGCCGACCAGCACGCCGATAAAGCCCAGATTGGCCTTGGTCGTCGCCCAGATGTCCGACTTGGCGACCGAGCAAGCCGCAATCAGCACGCTGGCGACCGGCGGCGTCTGCTGGCCGATGGCCAGATTCAGCGTCAGCACCAGCCCGAAATGTACCGGGTCGATGCCGACCTGATGGACCAGCGGCATGACGATCGGCACCGTCAGGATGATGGCCGCGGCGGAATGCAGGAACATCCCGAGGATCAGGAAGAAGATGTTGAGCAGCAGCAGTACCATGTAGGGGTTGCTGGTCATGTTCACGATCGACTTCGCCAGACCCTGCGGCAACTGGCTCTCGGTCAGGAATACGCCGATCAGCGCCGAGGCGGCGACGAGCAACATCACCACCGCCGTCTGCAGGGCCGAATCGACCAGCGCGCGATACAGCGACTTCCAATTGAGGTCGCGATAGATGACGAGCGAGATGAACAAGGCCGCGAGCACCGCGACGGCGGCGCCTTCGGTCGCGGTGACGAAGCCGCCGAAAATGCCGCCCAGGATGATGACCGGCAGCGACAGCGCCCATGCTGCTTCTTTGGTTGCCTGAATCAGCCGACTCATGGCGAAGCGTTGCTCGACCGGGAAGTTGTTCTTGCGCGCGTAGTAGTAGCTCATTGCCATCAGGGCGAGGCCGCCGAGCGCGCCCGGAATGAAGCCGGCAACGAACATTTTCACCACGGATTCTTCGGCCATCGCGGCGTAGAGAATCATTGGGATCGACGGCGGGATGATGATGGCGAGGCTCGATGCCGACGAGGTGATGGCGGCGGCGAATTCCTTGGAGTAGCCGCGCGACTTCATGGCTGGAATGAGCAGCGTGCCCAGCGCGGCGACGCCGGCCACGGCCGAACCGGAAATCTCGGCGAAGAACATCGACGAGCCGACCGTGACCATGGCGAGACCGCCGCGGATGAATCCCAGCATGGCGGTGGCCAGATTGATCAGGCGGCGTGAGATGGTCGAGGCGTTCATGATGCCGCCGGCCAAAACGAACAACGGTACGGCCAGCAGCGGGAAGTTGGTGGCGCCTTCGAACATCACCAGCGCTACGTTCGGCAGCATATGCGAGCCCTGGATGATCCAGATCGCGACGACAGCAACCACGCCAAGGGCGACTGCGACCGGCACGTTGAGCAGCACCAGCGCGAACATTCCGACAAGCATGAGACCGATTGTCATGGCGTGCGCACCGGATTGGCTTCAGCCGTATCGAGCCCGGCCGATTCGAGAGCTTCTTTGACCTCGTGGTCGATCAACGGTCCGCGTCTGGCTTCGCGCAGCAGGCCCGGCAGCTTGACGAGCTCGGCAATCACGAAAAGCAGCGAGGTGATTGGAATGACGGATTGAGTCACCTGCAGGGAGACTTCCGGGATCGACACCAGCGTGTCGCCCTTCAATATCTGGACGACCTGGAGGCCCATATAGGCGAGAAGTCCGAAGAAAAAGATTGTGACTGTCGACGAGAAAAAAGTCGCGGCGACACGCCAGTTAGCCGGCATCGCATTGACGAGGCCCGGAAAGCCGATATGCGCGCCGCGCAAGGCCGCCAGCGCGCCGCCATAGTAGGTGAGCCAGCAGAGCGAAATGGCCGCTACTTCGTCGTACCAGACCAGCGAATGGCCGGCCCAACGAAAAATAAATCCAGCAACGATGATCAGGGTCACGATCGTCATCATCGCAGCGGCGATGACTTCCAGCGCGCGATCGTACCAACGTTGAAACGCGTCCATGAATTTCGGCCGTCAATTTCGGGAGATGTCAGGTCGACGGAAATCGATGAGCCGGGCCCGCTTGGGGCCCGGCTCGTTCTATACCGTCAGGAGCCCTTGGCGAGGCCGAGCGACTTGTCGATCAGTTCTTTGCCGGTGGGCACTTCCTTGGCGAACTCGTCGTAGATTGCCTTCGAGGCGGCGACGAAGGCCGGCTTGTCGGCCTCGTTCACCTGGATGCCGGAAGCCTTCATCTTGTCGATCAGTTCGCCGTCGAGCTTGGCGGCCAGCTTAAGAATCTCCGGCTCGATCGCGACTGCCGTGTTCTTGAGAATCTTCTGGACGTCGGCCGGCAGCCGGGACCACGAGGCGCCACCGGTCAGATAGGCCGGCGTGTAGACGTGGCCGGTCAGCGACAGATACTTCTGCACTTCCTGGAACTTCTGCGAGTAGATCTGCGTCAGCGGATTTTCCTGGCCGTCCATCACACCCGTCTGCAGCGCGACGAAGACCTCCTTGAGCTCCATCGGCGATGGGCTCGCGCCATAGGCCTTGAACATCTTCACGCGCCAGACGCCGCCCGGCACGCGCAGCTTCACGCCTTCGAGGTCGGCGGGCTTGACGATCGGCCGCTTGTTGTTGGTGATCTCGCGATAGCCGTTCTCCCACACGCCGAGGATACGGTAGCCGGCCTTCTCAGCGACCGGCCCGAGAATGGGGTGGGTCACGTTCTTGGCGATGCGCGCCGCGTGATCGCGGTTTTGCACAAGATAGGGCATTTCGAAGACGCCGAATTCCGGCGCCACTGACGTCATCACGGTCGAGACCAGCGCGAGGTCGACGGTGCCGAGCTTGAGCTTCTTCAGAAGTTCCGTGTCGCCGCCGAGCTGGCTCGAGCCGTAGACCACGAGCTTGGCCTTGTCGCCGAGTTGGGCATTGACCTTGGCGGCATAGAGGTCCGCCGATTGGGCGAACAGGGAACCGGGCGCGCCGACATGGCCCAGCTTGATCTCGGTCTGCGCCGAAGCGGCGCTCGCCATCAGAGTGACGGCGGCGACGGCGGACAGCGAAGCTTTGACGAGCGAACGCGATAGTTTCGACATGACGAAATCCTCCCGGTTGGGCCGCGGACCCGCAGTTTCAGCGGAGCGTTTTTTTGTTGGCGCCGGTATCAATACAAATCGGCGCGCCCAATACAAGTCGCAGCGGTTGTGCATGGCAAGGCGTCGCATGGGGCTTACCTTCGATGCTGCACCGCGCTATCTTTTCGCGCCCGAAGCCGAAGCGACATCAGCAACAACGTCGGAAAAGCAGAGACCCCACGCCATGCGCCGCGCCTTGAGCCTTCTTTCCGCCCTCCTGATGATCGCGGCCGCGCTACCTGCCGCGGCGTCCTCGCCCGCCGCGCCGGCCAAGAAAGAGGGGCCGGAACTTCGCAAGGTGCGTTTCGGCACCAACTGGGTCGCCCAGGCCGAGCATGGCGGCTACTACCAGGCGCTCGCCGACGGCACCTATAAGAAGTACGGCCTCGACGTGGAGATCGTGCCTGGTGGGCCGAATGTGAACAACCGCATCCTGCTGCCGGTGGGCAAGATCGACTTCTTCATGAGCGCGAACTCGCTGCAGAGCTTCGACGCCGTCGAGCAGAAGATTCCCACCATCGCCGTGGCGGCCTCGTTCCAGAAGGACCCACAGGTGCTGATCACGCATCCGGGCATGGCGAACACGCTGGACGACCTCAAGAACCTGACTTTGTTCGTGTCCAAGGAAGGCATGGTGAGCTATTTTCAGTGGCTCAAGGCCGACTATGGCTTCACCGAGCGGAGCGTGAAGCCGTACACTTTCAATCCGCAGCCGTTCCTCGCCGACGAGAAGAGCGCGATGCAGGGTTATGTGACGTCGGAGCCCTACGCCATCGAGCAGCAGGGCAAGTTCAAACCCAAGATATTCCTGCTCGCCGACTACGGCTTCAACAGCTACTCGACCCTGATCGAGACACGCACCGAACTGGTCGAGAAAGATCCGGACCTCGTACAGAAGTTCGTCGATGCCTCGGCGATCGGTTGGTACAACTATCTCTATCACGACAACAAGGCGGCGAACGAGTTGATCAAGAAGCACAATCCGGAGATGACGGATGCGCTGTTGGCCAATTCGGTCGCCAAGATGAAGGAGTTCGGCATCGTCGATTCCGGCGATGCGCTCAAGCTCGGCATCGGCGCCATGACCGATGCACGCATGCACGCCTTCTACGACAAGATGGTACGCACCGGCGTGGTCAAGGCGGGCCTCGACTACAAGAAGGCCTATACCCTGAAGTTCGTGAACAAAGGCGTCGGCCTCAATCTGCGGCCGAAGTGACAACCCGGCAGTCATCGTCCGGCTTGGCCGGACGATCCAGTATTCCCGGACGCGTGGCTGATCGCATGCGGCTCATTCAAATGCGGACATGGCTGGGTCCCCGCCTTCGCGCGGACGACGGTGAGCGGCCTTGACAGTCGCCGAAACCACATCGCCCATCGTCTCGCTCCGTGACGTCGGCAAGGTCTTCGACAGCGGCACCATGGCTCTCGACAGCCTCGATCTCGATGTGCGCGACGGCGAGTTCGTCTCTCTGCTCGGGCCTTCGGGCTGCGGCAAATCGACCGCTTTGCGCATCATCGCCGGCCTGAGCACACCGACGAGCGGCGTCATCGAATGGCCGTCGGACAGCGGCGGTAGCACAGCGACAGGCAATATCGGCTTCGTGTTCCAGGAGCCGACGCTGATGCCGTGGGCGAGCGTTACCGCCAATGTCGAATTGCCGCTGTCGCTGGCCCATGTCGATCCGATGAAAACAAAGGCCGCGGTTGCGACCGTGCTCGACCATGTGGGCTTGGCGGACTTCGCCGCGTCCTATCCGCGCGAACTGTCCGGCGGCATGAAGATGCGCGTTTCTATCGCGCGGGCGCTGGTCACAGAGCCGCGGCTGTTGCTGATGGACGAGCCCTTTGCCGCCCTCGACGAGATCACACGGTTCAAGCTCAATAATGAAGTCCTGTCGCTGTGGCGGGCCCGGCGGCAGACCGTGATCTTCGTGACCCACTCCGTTTTCGAGTCGGTGTTCCTGTCGCAGCGCATCGTGGTGATGACGCCGCGGCCCGGCCGGGTCTTCGCGGAGGTGGCGATCGATGCGCCGTATCCGCGCGACGATCGGTTCCGGACCTCGGCAGAATATGCCGGCTACTGCCGCAAGGTAGCCGAGGTTCTTGCCGCCGCCATGGAGGCCCAGCCATGAGGGCCTCCGGCGTCGTACGGATCGCGCTGCCGATCCTGCTTCTTGCCATCGCCGTCGCGGTGTGGGACGCGGCGGTGCGCGCCTTCGCCATTCCGCCTTACATCTTGCCTGGCCCGGGGATTGTCGCGGAATCGTTGATCGGCGATCGTGGCCTGCTGTTCGGTTCGCTCCTGGTGACGTTGACGCTGGCGCTCGAGGGTTTCGCGCTCGCTGTCATCGGCGGCATCTTCTGGGCGACCGTCTTCAATCAATGGCGCCTGGTCGAATACTCGTTCTATCCATACGCCGTCGTGCTTCAGGTGACGCCGGTGGTCGCGATTGCGCCGCTGCTGCTGATCTACCTGCCGCAGCATCTCGCGGTGTTGGCCTGCGCGTGGATCGTCGCCTTCTTTCCGGTGCTGGCTAACACGACGCTCGGCCTGCGCTCGGTCGATCGCAACCTCGTCGCATTGTTTCAACTCTACAAGGCCTCGCGCTGGCAGGTGCTGATGCGGTTGAAGTTGCCGGCGGCGCTGCCGCAGATGCTCACCGGTCTGCGCATCGCCGGCGGCCTGTCGCTGATTGGTGCCGTGGTTGCCGAGATCGCCGCTGGTTCGGCCGGCGCCGGCTCGGGGCTCGCCTATCGCATCGCCGAGTCCGGCTATCGACTCAATATTCCGCGCATGTTCGCGGCGCTGCTCCTGCTGTCGCTGGCGGGCGTTGCCATCTATTTCGTGCTGTCGTCGCTGTCCCATCTCGTGCTGCGGCGCTGGCACGAAAGCGAAGTGGATGAGGAGCATTGATCACGTCATTCGCGCGATCATGCCGAGCAATGCCATGACGCCGATCACCTCGATCAGGCTGCGATGGAATCGGAAGGTGAGGATCGCTGCGGTCACCGCAAGAAGGGCGATGCGTTGGTCGAGCGCCGCCGGATCGAAGGCATACCAGCGCAGGATGCCGGTGTGCCTTTCGGTGACGTCGCCGAACAGTACATGCAGCGCGAACCAGACCGACAGGTTGAGGATGACGCCGACCACCGCGGCGGTGATGGCGGCGAGCGCGCCGGCCAGCTTCTTGTTGCCGCGCAGTTC
The Pseudolabrys sp. FHR47 genome window above contains:
- a CDS encoding FAD-binding and (Fe-S)-binding domain-containing protein, which translates into the protein MGVLAVVFPGLERRLKSELAGEVHFDRFTRGRYATDASHYQITPVGVVVPRTIDEAERAIGIARAEGVTVLPRGGGTSQCGQTVGESLVVDCSKYLNRIVDLDVARQRCTVEPGIVLDDLNRQLKPHGLWFPVDISTASRATIGGMAGNNSCGGRSLRYGTMRDNIIGIDAVLADGSRAHFGPMGGADDVPPALKPLAQDLMVIGVREADEIAARFPKVQRRVGGYNLDALVPGSYRNVQGLGGNDINLAHILVGSEGTLGFSTRIELKLSPLLGRRAVGAVHFGSFYEAMNCAQHIVGLKPIAVELVDRTMIELAGAIPIFKPTLDRFVRDLPEAILLVEFGETDHEENLRRLRKLKELIGDLGFNWDNTGAKWGGVVEVLNPELQVAITEVRTSGLNIMMSMKDQGKPVSFVEDCAVPLEHLADYTSRLTAIFEKHGTRGTWYAHAGSGCLHVRPILNLRLEKDVHAMRAIAEEAFAMVREYKGSHSGEHGDGLVRSEFNEPMFGSRLARAFEEVKDRFDPNGLYNPGKVVRPSKFDDRSLLRYKPDYLGIELKTELDWSAFPGSGGGFQGAVEMCNNNGACRKLAGGAMCPSYRVTRDERDVTRGRANTLRLTVTGQLGPDALSSNEMAETLALCVSCKACRRECPTGVDMARMKIEVLAARVKKKGLSLHDRLVGYLPRYAPIAARVPWLFNLRDRWPLLQRVSESLANFSARRSLPKWRSDIYRDRSDWPYRSATADAGAKPVREVVLFADTFNRYFERENLDAAMKVLSAGGYRIHTAKPKDGDRPLCCGRTFLSAGKVDEARHEMQRTLQALAPFAKRGVPIIGLEPSCLFTFRDEMPALMKGEGVAEVAAQTMIFEEFLAREIKAGVEFPFKALPKPALLHGHCHQKAFAAMGAVESVLRAVPDLKVETVDSSCCGMAGSFGYKADTIDVSLKMGELSLLPAVREAPDDALIVADGTSCRHQIHDGAGREAIHVARVLAMSLAAER
- a CDS encoding TRAP transporter large permease, which codes for MTIGLMLVGMFALVLLNVPVAVALGVVAVVAIWIIQGSHMLPNVALVMFEGATNFPLLAVPLFVLAGGIMNASTISRRLINLATAMLGFIRGGLAMVTVGSSMFFAEISGSAVAGVAALGTLLIPAMKSRGYSKEFAAAITSSASSLAIIIPPSIPMILYAAMAEESVVKMFVAGFIPGALGGLALMAMSYYYARKNNFPVEQRFAMSRLIQATKEAAWALSLPVIILGGIFGGFVTATEGAAVAVLAALFISLVIYRDLNWKSLYRALVDSALQTAVVMLLVAASALIGVFLTESQLPQGLAKSIVNMTSNPYMVLLLLNIFFLILGMFLHSAAAIILTVPIVMPLVHQVGIDPVHFGLVLTLNLAIGQQTPPVASVLIAACSVAKSDIWATTKANLGFIGVLVGVLLLCTYVPWFSLVLIRIFYGG
- a CDS encoding TRAP transporter small permease: MDAFQRWYDRALEVIAAAMMTIVTLIIVAGFIFRWAGHSLVWYDEVAAISLCWLTYYGGALAALRGAHIGFPGLVNAMPANWRVAATFFSSTVTIFFFGLLAYMGLQVVQILKGDTLVSIPEVSLQVTQSVIPITSLLFVIAELVKLPGLLREARRGPLIDHEVKEALESAGLDTAEANPVRTP
- a CDS encoding TRAP transporter substrate-binding protein; the encoded protein is MSKLSRSLVKASLSAVAAVTLMASAASAQTEIKLGHVGAPGSLFAQSADLYAAKVNAQLGDKAKLVVYGSSQLGGDTELLKKLKLGTVDLALVSTVMTSVAPEFGVFEMPYLVQNRDHAARIAKNVTHPILGPVAEKAGYRILGVWENGYREITNNKRPIVKPADLEGVKLRVPGGVWRVKMFKAYGASPSPMELKEVFVALQTGVMDGQENPLTQIYSQKFQEVQKYLSLTGHVYTPAYLTGGASWSRLPADVQKILKNTAVAIEPEILKLAAKLDGELIDKMKASGIQVNEADKPAFVAASKAIYDEFAKEVPTGKELIDKSLGLAKGS
- a CDS encoding ABC transporter substrate-binding protein; protein product: MRRALSLLSALLMIAAALPAAASSPAAPAKKEGPELRKVRFGTNWVAQAEHGGYYQALADGTYKKYGLDVEIVPGGPNVNNRILLPVGKIDFFMSANSLQSFDAVEQKIPTIAVAASFQKDPQVLITHPGMANTLDDLKNLTLFVSKEGMVSYFQWLKADYGFTERSVKPYTFNPQPFLADEKSAMQGYVTSEPYAIEQQGKFKPKIFLLADYGFNSYSTLIETRTELVEKDPDLVQKFVDASAIGWYNYLYHDNKAANELIKKHNPEMTDALLANSVAKMKEFGIVDSGDALKLGIGAMTDARMHAFYDKMVRTGVVKAGLDYKKAYTLKFVNKGVGLNLRPK
- a CDS encoding ABC transporter ATP-binding protein, yielding MALDSLDLDVRDGEFVSLLGPSGCGKSTALRIIAGLSTPTSGVIEWPSDSGGSTATGNIGFVFQEPTLMPWASVTANVELPLSLAHVDPMKTKAAVATVLDHVGLADFAASYPRELSGGMKMRVSIARALVTEPRLLLMDEPFAALDEITRFKLNNEVLSLWRARRQTVIFVTHSVFESVFLSQRIVVMTPRPGRVFAEVAIDAPYPRDDRFRTSAEYAGYCRKVAEVLAAAMEAQP
- a CDS encoding ABC transporter permease codes for the protein MRASGVVRIALPILLLAIAVAVWDAAVRAFAIPPYILPGPGIVAESLIGDRGLLFGSLLVTLTLALEGFALAVIGGIFWATVFNQWRLVEYSFYPYAVVLQVTPVVAIAPLLLIYLPQHLAVLACAWIVAFFPVLANTTLGLRSVDRNLVALFQLYKASRWQVLMRLKLPAALPQMLTGLRIAGGLSLIGAVVAEIAAGSAGAGSGLAYRIAESGYRLNIPRMFAALLLLSLAGVAIYFVLSSLSHLVLRRWHESEVDEEH